In Parasphingorhabdus halotolerans, a single window of DNA contains:
- a CDS encoding amidohydrolase family protein has protein sequence MMKFGALLLSSIALTAASAAAETIAITGGKVVIGDGTAPIDGGTVIMTNDRVVAAGLNIAIPANARRIDASGKWVTPGIFAGFSRVGLVEVGAVSQTNDVNARGSVFSSAIDVQYAVNPFASAVSVNRAAGVTRAVVSPSTATSIFGGYGAIIDLGQDNSPITKAKAFQFVELGETGHSRAGGSRAATHILFRALLDEASSYARAPASFESDLLTKSDAKALLPVINGSVQLLVHVESANDILKVLDIKKEFPALNMVLVGASEGWRVANEIAAARVPVLASALNDLPDRFESLSATQSNIGRMKAAGVNVAIGMINDRDEHQLRYSVQYAGNLVALNKVPRATGLSWDEAFAAISSKPAEIMGMGAQLGSLKAGRKGDVVIWTGDPLELSTQVEMVFVDGVQQSLSNRQERLRERYRNPAPGSLPKAYDR, from the coding sequence ATGATGAAATTTGGCGCTCTTCTGCTCTCATCAATTGCTCTCACGGCCGCTTCTGCTGCGGCGGAAACTATTGCGATCACCGGCGGTAAAGTTGTGATCGGGGACGGTACTGCTCCGATTGATGGCGGTACGGTGATCATGACCAATGATCGTGTTGTTGCCGCCGGTCTCAATATCGCAATTCCAGCCAATGCGCGCCGGATCGACGCGTCTGGAAAGTGGGTTACGCCAGGTATTTTTGCAGGGTTCAGCCGGGTCGGGCTGGTTGAGGTCGGAGCGGTTAGCCAAACCAATGATGTCAATGCGCGGGGCTCTGTTTTTTCATCAGCAATTGATGTGCAATATGCGGTCAATCCATTCGCTTCGGCGGTATCCGTTAACCGCGCTGCGGGCGTGACCCGAGCGGTGGTATCTCCAAGCACTGCAACGTCAATATTCGGGGGTTATGGCGCGATTATTGACCTTGGCCAGGATAATTCACCGATCACCAAGGCCAAGGCATTCCAGTTTGTCGAGCTTGGCGAAACCGGCCATAGCCGGGCAGGGGGGAGCCGCGCCGCAACGCACATCCTGTTTCGTGCACTACTTGATGAAGCAAGCAGTTACGCGCGCGCGCCAGCGAGTTTTGAAAGCGATTTGCTAACCAAGTCCGACGCGAAGGCATTGCTGCCGGTTATTAATGGTAGCGTCCAGCTTTTGGTTCATGTCGAAAGCGCGAATGATATATTAAAGGTGCTCGATATCAAAAAAGAGTTTCCGGCATTGAATATGGTACTCGTCGGTGCGAGCGAAGGTTGGCGTGTGGCGAATGAGATCGCCGCTGCGCGTGTTCCGGTTTTGGCATCAGCGCTCAATGATCTCCCGGATCGTTTTGAAAGCCTGTCTGCAACCCAATCCAATATTGGCCGGATGAAGGCCGCTGGCGTCAATGTGGCCATTGGAATGATCAATGATCGCGATGAACATCAACTGCGCTATTCTGTCCAATATGCGGGTAACTTGGTGGCGCTTAATAAAGTGCCACGGGCGACCGGACTAAGTTGGGATGAAGCATTTGCCGCGATCAGTTCGAAACCGGCTGAAATCATGGGTATGGGCGCGCAGCTTGGTTCGTTGAAAGCGGGACGCAAGGGCGATGTAGTGATTTGGACAGGTGACCCATTAGAGCTTTCGACGCAAGTCGAGATGGTGTTTGTTGATGGCGTGCAGCAGTCACTATCCAATCGTCAGGAACGCTTGCGGGAACGTTACCGTAACCCGGCTCCTGGTTCTCTGCCAAAGGCCTATGACCGCTAA
- a CDS encoding GntR family transcriptional regulator translates to MNNASKPVYLKLRDIISESILDGEYKEGDMLPSVRTFAADQGANPLTVAKAYQGFQEDGLVTVKRGVGMFVATGAVSKLRDAQRQDFVKNIWPPVERQMKRLDISIDDLLKSDA, encoded by the coding sequence ATGAACAACGCAAGCAAACCTGTTTACCTGAAATTGCGGGATATTATCTCCGAATCGATCCTTGATGGTGAGTATAAAGAGGGTGATATGTTGCCGTCTGTACGCACCTTTGCTGCGGATCAGGGCGCAAATCCGCTCACAGTCGCAAAAGCCTATCAGGGATTTCAGGAAGACGGTCTCGTAACGGTGAAGCGCGGTGTAGGTATGTTCGTCGCTACGGGCGCCGTTTCAAAATTGCGTGATGCCCAGCGTCAGGATTTTGTCAAAAATATCTGGCCGCCAGTTGAGCGCCAGATGAAGCGGCTTGATATCAGCATCGATGATCTGCTGAAAAGCGATGCCTGA
- the prsK gene encoding XrtA/PEP-CTERM system histidine kinase PrsK, with protein sequence MDSLLGQISIFGHGLAAALFAALAIWQFQRKAGRNNAQTSLIVAIGLTSFWALTIAVEGAFSPISNFSESLRNLGWLSFMFVLLRAGEGRDEPKTVNIIYAALFLVLVGQIVVDSLLPILAGSPRLVGMAAYTSLVLRMIFAVGALVLVHNLYSISAPETRWGIRLPMASLAAIWTYDLNLFTITYLTQEFPTELAAMRGLAMACIAPILALASVRNTDWNLKLSRSVAFRSLSLVAIGGYLLMMVVIATALQIIGGDYARLAQISFIFGTSIAALLLLPSGKFHAWLKVKLVKNFFQHRYDYRAEWIRFTDTIGMPGDESAPFHERVVKAIADITDSPAGILLMPDDTGRLSLQSRWNWPTIRIPARACTTQTIPFFEQTGHIVEFDALRADKDDQCDGSAIPEWMINNEQTWVAVPLVHFDRLAGIVLLARPRINRTLDWEDLDMLRVVGRQVASYLAEARSQESLSEAQRFDEFNRRMAFVMHDIKNLVSQLSLLARNAKRHADNPEFQQDMIETLQDSAEKMNGLLARLSQHNKAKPEEPRPVRVAVLLQSIIEKKRLLHAIESTQIDDLTVMADPARVDQILGHLIQNAIDASPEGQPIVMNARRRDLSVAIEVQDQGNGMSSEFIRSQLFKPFASSKEGGFGIGAYEARSLAMAMNGRLEVESKEGAGSRFTLILPLAKELADENLADERAA encoded by the coding sequence ATGGATTCTCTACTCGGTCAGATAAGCATATTCGGGCACGGTCTCGCGGCCGCGCTTTTTGCTGCACTGGCTATTTGGCAATTCCAGCGAAAAGCTGGACGCAACAATGCGCAAACTTCACTGATCGTCGCGATCGGCCTTACCAGTTTCTGGGCTCTCACGATTGCTGTGGAAGGTGCGTTTTCACCTATTTCCAACTTTAGTGAATCGCTGCGAAACCTCGGCTGGCTCTCCTTCATGTTCGTTCTTTTGAGAGCGGGTGAGGGACGCGATGAACCGAAGACAGTCAATATTATTTATGCCGCGCTTTTTTTGGTTTTGGTAGGCCAAATTGTAGTCGACTCGCTTCTGCCAATACTTGCGGGGAGCCCCCGATTGGTTGGAATGGCGGCATATACATCGCTGGTCCTACGGATGATATTTGCCGTCGGGGCATTGGTGCTCGTGCACAACCTCTATTCGATATCGGCTCCTGAAACGCGCTGGGGAATCCGTCTGCCGATGGCTTCACTGGCCGCCATCTGGACTTATGATCTCAACCTCTTCACGATCACCTATCTCACTCAGGAATTCCCTACAGAATTAGCGGCTATGCGAGGACTTGCAATGGCATGCATTGCGCCCATTCTCGCGCTCGCATCGGTTCGCAATACCGATTGGAACCTAAAGCTTTCACGTAGCGTTGCGTTTCGTTCTCTGTCTCTTGTGGCTATTGGTGGCTATCTTTTGATGATGGTAGTCATCGCTACTGCGTTGCAGATTATCGGTGGCGACTATGCGCGCTTGGCCCAGATTAGTTTTATATTTGGTACCTCGATCGCAGCGCTATTGCTTCTTCCATCTGGAAAATTTCACGCATGGCTCAAGGTGAAACTAGTCAAAAATTTCTTCCAGCATCGCTACGATTATCGCGCTGAATGGATAAGATTCACTGATACGATCGGAATGCCTGGGGATGAAAGTGCGCCTTTTCATGAAAGGGTTGTGAAAGCTATTGCAGACATAACAGATTCCCCGGCGGGCATTTTGTTGATGCCGGATGATACCGGGCGGCTTTCTTTGCAGTCTCGCTGGAATTGGCCGACTATCAGGATCCCTGCAAGAGCATGTACCACCCAGACTATCCCGTTTTTTGAGCAAACCGGCCATATCGTGGAATTCGACGCCTTGCGCGCGGATAAAGATGATCAATGCGACGGTAGCGCAATTCCAGAATGGATGATCAACAATGAGCAGACCTGGGTCGCGGTGCCACTGGTTCATTTCGACCGACTGGCAGGCATTGTTCTGCTTGCCAGACCTCGGATAAACCGCACTTTGGATTGGGAAGATCTCGACATGTTGCGCGTCGTTGGCCGGCAAGTTGCCAGCTATCTTGCCGAGGCTCGCAGTCAGGAATCCCTGTCTGAAGCGCAACGCTTTGATGAATTTAATCGCCGGATGGCGTTTGTGATGCACGACATAAAAAATCTGGTCAGCCAGCTGAGCCTATTGGCGCGCAACGCCAAACGTCATGCCGACAACCCCGAGTTTCAGCAGGACATGATCGAAACACTGCAAGATTCGGCTGAAAAAATGAACGGACTTTTGGCGAGGCTTTCCCAGCATAACAAAGCGAAGCCAGAAGAACCGCGTCCGGTGAGAGTTGCCGTTTTGTTGCAATCAATCATCGAGAAAAAACGCTTGCTTCACGCTATTGAGAGCACCCAGATTGATGATCTTACAGTGATGGCAGACCCTGCGCGGGTTGACCAGATATTAGGTCATCTTATCCAGAATGCGATTGATGCGAGCCCGGAAGGGCAGCCAATTGTGATGAACGCAAGGCGTCGTGACCTCAGTGTCGCGATTGAAGTGCAGGATCAGGGAAACGGCATGTCGAGTGAATTTATCCGCAGCCAGTTATTCAAGCCATTTGCCTCCAGCAAAGAAGGTGGTTTTGGTATTGGGGCCTATGAAGCGCGATCGTTGGCTATGGCGATGAACGGACGATTGGAAGTGGAAAGCAAAGAGGGAGCGGGAAGCCGCTTCACTCTAATTCTGCCACTGGCAAAAGAATTGGCAGACGAGAATTTAGCAGATGAAAGGGCCGCGTAA
- a CDS encoding amidohydrolase — MKSGALLAVLAAGSLVAGCAATAAETETASASSASSSKPVRVAFPSTYKGYPAEETLIIPVTVIDGEGGQFENGWVHMTDGKIKAVGGPTSMPPDVVNQISGVGKYVTPGIIDVHSHLGDYPTPSVDAHSDGNEATSPATPEVWAEHSVWPQDPGFSRAMANGGITSLQILPGSANLFGGRSVTLKNVPSRTVQGMKFPGAPYGLKMACGENPKRVYGGKGRMPSTRMGSLAVNRQTWIDAQEYREKMKGAKPPKRDLAKETLAGVLNGEILVHNHCYRADEMYQVIDMAKEFGYKVTAFHHAVESYKIADILAKEGICSAMWADWWGFKMEAYDAIPENAALVYNAGACTIIHSDDENQIQRLNQETAKALADGRAMGLEISDAEAMKWITYNAAKALGIEDQTGSLKAGKMADVVLWNGNPLSVYSRPEKVWIDGALLFDSNDPARRPVSDFELGQPGEGDVK; from the coding sequence ATGAAGTCTGGAGCATTGCTGGCGGTATTGGCCGCGGGGTCGCTTGTGGCAGGATGCGCGGCTACGGCTGCTGAAACGGAAACCGCGAGCGCTTCGAGCGCATCATCTTCCAAACCGGTCAGGGTTGCATTCCCATCTACCTACAAGGGCTATCCCGCTGAAGAAACTCTCATCATCCCGGTCACGGTGATCGATGGTGAGGGCGGTCAATTTGAGAATGGCTGGGTCCATATGACAGACGGCAAGATCAAGGCAGTCGGCGGCCCAACTTCGATGCCACCAGATGTTGTGAACCAGATTAGCGGTGTCGGAAAATATGTAACACCGGGCATTATTGATGTGCACAGCCACCTTGGAGATTATCCGACGCCCAGTGTCGACGCGCATAGCGATGGCAACGAGGCAACGTCTCCAGCCACACCGGAGGTTTGGGCAGAACATAGTGTTTGGCCGCAAGACCCCGGTTTCTCGCGCGCTATGGCAAATGGGGGAATTACTTCGCTACAAATTCTTCCTGGCTCAGCCAATCTATTCGGCGGGCGTTCGGTCACGCTCAAAAACGTGCCGTCGCGCACAGTGCAGGGCATGAAATTCCCCGGCGCGCCTTATGGTTTGAAAATGGCCTGCGGCGAGAATCCAAAGCGGGTCTATGGTGGCAAGGGACGTATGCCCTCAACCCGGATGGGTAGCCTTGCGGTGAACCGCCAGACATGGATTGACGCGCAGGAATATCGCGAAAAGATGAAGGGCGCAAAACCGCCCAAACGGGACCTTGCCAAGGAAACGCTTGCTGGCGTTCTCAACGGCGAGATACTGGTTCATAACCATTGCTACCGCGCCGACGAGATGTACCAGGTCATCGATATGGCGAAGGAATTTGGCTATAAGGTAACGGCATTTCACCATGCGGTCGAAAGTTATAAAATTGCCGACATATTAGCGAAAGAAGGCATTTGTTCGGCAATGTGGGCAGATTGGTGGGGCTTCAAGATGGAAGCCTATGATGCCATTCCGGAAAATGCAGCGCTGGTCTATAATGCCGGTGCCTGCACGATCATACATTCCGATGACGAGAACCAGATCCAGCGCCTCAATCAGGAAACAGCAAAAGCGCTTGCCGATGGTCGCGCTATGGGACTTGAGATCAGCGATGCCGAGGCGATGAAATGGATCACCTACAACGCTGCTAAGGCCCTTGGTATTGAAGACCAGACCGGCAGCCTGAAAGCAGGCAAGATGGCCGATGTCGTGCTCTGGAACGGCAATCCATTGAGCGTATATTCCCGACCGGAAAAGGTCTGGATTGATGGCGCTTTGCTGTTTGACAGCAATGATCCTGCACGCAGGCCCGTGAGCGATTTCGAGCTTGGTCAGCCTGGTGAAGGAGACGTGAAATGA
- a CDS encoding peptide MFS transporter has product MSGAYQESGDARGTFLGHPKGLFVLFFAEMWERFSYYGMRALLIFYLVQHWMFSDSEAGIIYGAYTALVYITPVVGGYLADRYLGQRKAVAFGALLLTFGHFLMAFEGDGGGQADAAINIFWLALAFIIVGSGFLKANISVMVGQLYTRTDIRRDPAYTIFYMGINLGAALGAIIAGWLGQTYGWSYGFGAAGIGMLLGLVVFIWGKPLLVGRGESSDPARLESKVAGIKFEWLLYLGSFATVGLIWILIQYQALVGSLLGIAGAILVLYVLYTAVAKLAPEDRDRIFAAMFLIFGSILFWALFEQAGSSLNLFTDRSVDRSIFGIEVPASVFQSINAIYIVLLAPIFAILWTWLGRRGLEPSAPAKFGLGLIQLGLGFLVLVAGALAAGTGNLTPVIFIFLIYLLHTTGELCLSPVGLSAMNRLAPAHMASLIMGTWFFASATGNFAAGLIAAAVGAEGAGPDRVLDVYSTVGWVAVGVGVLVIVISPLIKKLMHLDTLQDADAHLEGEGEIGEPAAAGIHPATKA; this is encoded by the coding sequence ATGTCAGGTGCGTATCAAGAATCCGGAGATGCAAGAGGAACATTCCTTGGGCATCCAAAAGGACTGTTTGTTCTATTTTTTGCCGAAATGTGGGAGCGTTTCTCCTACTATGGCATGCGCGCCTTGCTTATCTTCTATCTTGTCCAGCATTGGATGTTTTCCGATAGTGAAGCGGGTATCATTTACGGTGCCTATACCGCGCTGGTTTATATCACGCCGGTTGTTGGTGGCTATTTGGCGGATCGCTATCTCGGGCAGCGCAAGGCTGTGGCGTTCGGTGCATTACTGCTGACATTCGGCCATTTCCTGATGGCTTTTGAGGGTGACGGAGGCGGCCAGGCCGATGCTGCAATCAATATTTTCTGGTTGGCTCTGGCATTCATCATTGTCGGTTCCGGGTTTTTGAAAGCCAACATCTCGGTGATGGTAGGACAGCTCTATACCCGTACAGATATTCGCCGTGACCCCGCCTACACCATATTCTACATGGGTATTAACCTCGGCGCTGCGCTCGGTGCAATTATCGCCGGCTGGTTGGGACAAACCTATGGCTGGTCCTATGGTTTCGGAGCCGCCGGTATTGGTATGTTGCTTGGCCTCGTGGTATTCATCTGGGGCAAGCCATTGCTTGTGGGTCGAGGAGAGTCGTCCGATCCAGCGCGTCTTGAAAGCAAAGTGGCGGGAATTAAATTCGAATGGCTGCTCTATTTGGGTAGCTTTGCCACAGTCGGGTTGATCTGGATATTAATTCAATATCAGGCACTCGTTGGGTCATTGCTCGGCATCGCGGGCGCAATTTTAGTGCTCTATGTCCTTTATACTGCCGTTGCGAAATTGGCACCGGAAGACCGTGATAGAATCTTTGCCGCGATGTTCCTGATTTTTGGCTCCATCCTGTTCTGGGCATTGTTTGAGCAGGCAGGCTCCTCGCTTAACCTGTTCACTGACCGCAGCGTTGATCGCAGTATCTTTGGTATTGAAGTCCCCGCTTCTGTGTTCCAATCGATCAATGCAATTTACATTGTGCTGTTGGCTCCGATATTCGCAATATTGTGGACATGGCTGGGCCGACGCGGTCTGGAGCCATCCGCCCCGGCGAAATTCGGATTGGGCCTGATTCAGCTCGGATTGGGCTTTCTGGTTTTGGTCGCTGGCGCTTTGGCCGCCGGAACGGGTAACTTAACGCCAGTGATTTTCATCTTCCTAATTTATCTCCTGCATACAACCGGTGAGCTTTGTCTGTCGCCGGTTGGTCTCAGCGCAATGAACCGTCTGGCTCCGGCCCATATGGCCAGTCTTATAATGGGTACATGGTTCTTTGCATCGGCAACCGGTAACTTTGCCGCTGGCCTGATTGCTGCAGCCGTTGGTGCGGAAGGGGCGGGGCCAGATCGCGTTCTTGATGTATATTCGACAGTTGGTTGGGTTGCGGTAGGCGTTGGCGTTCTGGTGATCGTGATATCGCCGCTCATCAAGAAACTGATGCACCTTGATACACTGCAGGATGCCGATGCGCATCTTGAGGGTGAGGGCGAAATCGGCGAACCAGCGGCTGCTGGTATCCATCCTGCGACAAAAGCTTAA
- a CDS encoding tetratricopeptide repeat protein, which translates to MVFGSSLKSRGKTIVISSFLALSLSALPSATQAASEGNEDAREAFAQAQDFRSRGDVRSARIALMNAIKSDPQWIDARVLQAEVLLKLFDGIGAQAELDKAIGLGLDPSNVRHLYGHALQLQGKFNKAKDQLFADDIPEQSQAYAARIMGRTALQMGDDTLASQAFDRAIQLDATNPDLWVDIARFRAGSGDQAGAIAAVDEAVKLEPQNIRALQYRGELLRFQFGLGAALPWFERALQIDPNDVALLTEYAATLGDMGRMKDMLVIARKIIALDGHNPRAYFMQSVLAARAGQYKLARALMLKTEGRLDNLASALLVQGIIEHGEGNHNAAVDKFRRLVTVQPQNRRAQNLLARALYLAGDAEDAVMVLKPQVNASGAEPYALWLVGRALEALGNREEATGVFNRAAIHNVGEPGAFQPDVPMNVLAAEASRNPNNARVVIPYIRALYNAGNFEAAFSQAKRLQGSNPGASDAHILVADTAMGRGDYDEALNALERARQIRFSEPVMLRIVEALRAKGAMQQSGEVLAQYLNYNPSSVAGLRWMAYSHLETENWEVARYILENLRKRIGENDALIMAGLAQAYTGLGQTENAIAAGRIAYRVQPSSPVVSHLYGLAVLADGKRTKDAVDLIKKAVEIAPENIAYRHSLTRAYAVLRETEKTAKS; encoded by the coding sequence ATGGTTTTTGGCTCGTCTCTTAAAAGTCGCGGCAAGACGATTGTGATATCCAGTTTTCTGGCGTTATCACTGAGCGCTTTACCCAGCGCTACACAGGCTGCGAGCGAAGGCAATGAGGATGCGAGAGAGGCTTTTGCCCAAGCGCAGGATTTTCGATCACGCGGCGATGTCCGGTCAGCACGCATCGCTTTGATGAATGCGATAAAGTCTGACCCGCAGTGGATTGATGCCCGGGTTCTACAGGCCGAAGTTTTGCTAAAACTGTTTGACGGGATAGGTGCACAAGCGGAACTTGATAAAGCGATTGGCCTGGGCCTTGATCCTTCAAATGTGCGCCACTTATACGGCCATGCATTGCAGCTGCAGGGAAAATTTAACAAAGCCAAAGATCAGCTTTTCGCTGATGATATTCCCGAGCAAAGCCAAGCCTATGCTGCGCGGATTATGGGTCGTACCGCTTTGCAAATGGGTGACGATACGCTTGCCAGCCAAGCGTTTGATCGCGCCATCCAATTGGATGCTACCAATCCTGATCTATGGGTAGATATTGCAAGATTTCGGGCTGGGTCTGGTGACCAGGCGGGAGCCATTGCTGCCGTTGATGAAGCGGTAAAGCTGGAACCACAGAATATCCGCGCGCTCCAGTATCGCGGTGAATTGCTGCGTTTTCAATTTGGATTGGGCGCAGCACTGCCATGGTTTGAACGCGCTTTGCAAATTGATCCTAACGATGTGGCGTTGCTCACGGAATATGCGGCAACCCTGGGTGACATGGGGCGGATGAAAGATATGCTGGTCATCGCTCGCAAAATTATCGCGCTAGATGGCCATAACCCTCGGGCCTATTTCATGCAGTCTGTTTTGGCCGCAAGGGCAGGTCAATATAAGCTGGCGCGCGCGTTGATGCTCAAAACAGAAGGCCGACTGGATAATCTGGCTTCGGCCCTGCTTGTGCAAGGCATAATTGAACATGGCGAGGGCAATCATAACGCCGCAGTCGACAAATTCCGCCGATTGGTGACGGTTCAACCGCAAAACCGTCGCGCCCAGAATTTGCTAGCGCGTGCGCTTTATTTGGCAGGAGACGCTGAAGATGCGGTCATGGTTCTAAAACCGCAAGTCAATGCTAGTGGCGCTGAGCCTTATGCTTTGTGGCTGGTAGGCAGGGCGCTAGAAGCTCTTGGAAATCGCGAAGAAGCGACTGGCGTTTTCAATCGCGCAGCGATCCATAACGTGGGCGAACCCGGTGCTTTCCAACCTGACGTGCCGATGAATGTCCTTGCCGCAGAAGCGAGCCGAAATCCCAATAATGCTCGTGTGGTGATTCCTTATATTCGCGCCCTGTATAATGCTGGAAATTTCGAAGCGGCATTTTCGCAGGCCAAGCGTTTACAAGGTAGCAATCCCGGCGCGAGCGATGCGCATATCCTCGTGGCGGACACGGCGATGGGGCGGGGAGATTATGACGAGGCGTTGAACGCCCTTGAACGGGCCCGGCAAATCCGGTTTTCCGAGCCGGTGATGCTCAGGATTGTAGAAGCTCTGCGGGCCAAAGGCGCCATGCAGCAATCCGGCGAAGTGCTGGCGCAATATCTCAATTATAACCCCAGCAGTGTCGCGGGTTTGCGGTGGATGGCCTATTCCCATCTGGAAACCGAAAATTGGGAAGTGGCACGGTATATATTAGAAAATCTGCGCAAGCGCATTGGCGAAAATGACGCGTTGATCATGGCGGGTCTGGCGCAGGCCTATACTGGACTGGGGCAAACCGAAAATGCTATCGCTGCTGGCCGGATTGCTTACCGGGTGCAGCCATCAAGTCCGGTGGTTTCCCATCTTTATGGCTTAGCTGTTCTTGCGGATGGGAAGCGTACCAAAGATGCTGTGGATCTCATAAAAAAAGCTGTCGAGATAGCGCCTGAGAACATCGCCTACCGACATAGCCTGACACGCGCTTATGCGGTTCTTCGGGAAACCGAAAAGACGGCTAAAAGTTAA
- a CDS encoding nitroreductase family protein: MFNDLSSLASYLASRRSGRPREMIAPGPSDTQIEKIVEMAMRTPDHGKLAPWRVVSVGKDQRDRLVEGMTAAYLKETPGAGRLELEALDKISNEAPTLLIVLSTPDQSSKIPLWEQELSCGAFCMNLIHAVHATGFVGSWITGWPAFNDDVRDLFGKTPQKIAGFIFIGTASAELKERPRPELSQILSKWDG; encoded by the coding sequence ATGTTCAACGATCTATCCAGCCTTGCCAGCTATTTGGCCAGCCGACGCTCGGGACGCCCACGTGAAATGATAGCACCGGGGCCCAGCGACACACAGATCGAAAAAATCGTCGAGATGGCGATGCGAACGCCAGATCATGGCAAGCTCGCACCATGGCGTGTGGTTTCTGTGGGAAAGGATCAGCGGGACCGGCTAGTAGAAGGCATGACCGCTGCCTATCTCAAGGAAACTCCGGGAGCCGGACGCCTCGAATTGGAAGCGCTCGATAAAATATCCAATGAAGCCCCGACCTTGCTCATCGTGCTTTCCACACCGGATCAATCGAGCAAAATCCCGCTATGGGAACAGGAGTTAAGCTGCGGTGCTTTTTGCATGAATCTGATTCATGCAGTTCATGCAACCGGCTTTGTCGGAAGCTGGATTACCGGCTGGCCAGCCTTTAACGATGATGTCCGGGATTTATTTGGAAAAACCCCTCAAAAAATCGCAGGCTTCATTTTTATTGGTACCGCATCAGCAGAATTGAAAGAACGCCCACGTCCGGAACTGAGCCAGATATTGTCAAAGTGGGATGGTTGA
- the prsR gene encoding PEP-CTERM-box response regulator transcription factor — protein MADKSPNRREKLLIVEDDPGLQKQLKWAYEDFDVFIAGDRETAINLLRSEEPDVVTLDLGLPPDPDGTTEGFATMDAILSLKPDTKVIVASGHGEKNSALRAIASGAWDFYQKPVDIDELGLIVRRAFHVRKLEQENAHLATQGDGGDRVLGQIITGAPEMLKVARMIERVANTNASVMLLGASGTGKELLAKGLHDASDRRDKSFVAINCAAIPENLLESELFGHEKGAFTGAIKTTEGKIEQANGGTLFLDEVGDIPLPLQVKLLRFIQERVVERIGGRKPIAVDTRIVCATHQDLESMIVENTFREDLYYRLAEIVIKIPALSERAGDASLLARHFQKKFAEEINPAVKGIAPDALAALEAWKWPGNVRELENRIKRAVIMADGKMIAANDLDLDFSDDEPVDLLNLKAAREAADRAAIIRAISQTDGNISNAAKLLGISRPTLYDLLKQYQLQQAS, from the coding sequence ATGGCTGATAAGAGTCCAAACCGACGTGAAAAATTGCTGATTGTTGAGGATGACCCCGGTCTTCAGAAGCAGCTCAAATGGGCCTATGAAGATTTTGACGTGTTTATCGCCGGAGACCGTGAGACCGCGATCAACTTGCTCCGCTCGGAGGAACCAGATGTGGTGACTTTGGATCTCGGCCTGCCGCCTGATCCAGATGGGACGACCGAAGGTTTTGCCACCATGGATGCCATTCTCAGTTTGAAACCAGATACGAAAGTCATCGTCGCCTCCGGTCACGGGGAAAAAAATAGCGCATTGCGGGCAATTGCCAGCGGCGCTTGGGATTTCTATCAAAAGCCGGTTGATATTGATGAACTGGGTCTCATTGTCCGCCGGGCTTTTCACGTTCGGAAACTGGAACAGGAGAACGCCCATCTTGCCACCCAGGGTGATGGTGGTGACCGTGTTTTGGGTCAGATCATTACCGGTGCGCCGGAAATGCTGAAAGTTGCGCGCATGATCGAGCGTGTCGCCAATACCAATGCGTCAGTAATGCTGCTTGGCGCAAGTGGCACCGGCAAAGAACTGCTTGCCAAAGGATTGCACGATGCCAGTGATCGGCGCGATAAATCGTTTGTGGCGATCAACTGCGCCGCCATTCCTGAAAATCTGCTTGAATCTGAATTGTTCGGGCATGAAAAAGGCGCATTTACGGGCGCAATCAAAACGACCGAGGGCAAGATCGAGCAAGCCAACGGCGGAACTCTATTTCTAGATGAAGTGGGCGATATTCCGCTTCCGCTGCAGGTTAAATTGCTGCGTTTCATTCAAGAACGGGTTGTTGAACGTATCGGCGGACGCAAGCCAATAGCCGTAGATACGCGTATCGTATGCGCCACCCACCAAGATCTGGAATCGATGATCGTTGAAAATACATTCCGAGAAGATTTATACTATCGGCTCGCCGAGATCGTAATCAAAATACCGGCATTGTCCGAACGCGCTGGAGACGCAAGTCTTTTGGCGCGGCATTTCCAGAAGAAATTTGCGGAAGAGATTAATCCAGCGGTCAAGGGAATCGCGCCGGACGCATTGGCTGCGCTGGAAGCCTGGAAATGGCCCGGAAACGTTAGGGAACTGGAGAACCGGATCAAGCGGGCAGTGATTATGGCGGATGGGAAAATGATCGCCGCTAATGATCTCGACCTTGATTTCAGTGATGATGAACCGGTTGATTTGCTGAATTTGAAAGCGGCTCGCGAAGCGGCCGACAGAGCGGCAATCATTCGCGCGATTTCGCAGACAGATGGAAATATCTCCAATGCTGCCAAGCTGCTCGGCATCAGCCGCCCGACGCTTTATGATTTGCTCAAGCAATATCAGTTGCAGCAGGCCAGCTAA